The Lycium barbarum isolate Lr01 chromosome 12, ASM1917538v2, whole genome shotgun sequence genome includes a region encoding these proteins:
- the LOC132624930 gene encoding LOB domain-containing protein 38-like → MSCNGCRVLRKRCSENCILRPCIQWIETPEAQGHATIFVAKFFGRAGLMSFISAVPENQRPSLFQSLLYEAVGRTVNPVNGVVGLLWTGNWHICKAAVETVLRGSTLQPIPELLGKTPPIDETSECTDLRRNMRSPKMQKRCCSADLDFSLLTRGFQSQMVYDPPSRNSEESVVTTMCCADQQGKEPALLSLFT, encoded by the exons ATGAGTTGTAATGGTTGTCGAGTGCTTCGAAAGAGATGCAGTGAGAACTGTATTCTCAGACCTTGTATACAATGGATTGAAACTCCTGAAGCTCAGGGCCATGCCACCATTTTCGTTGCTAAGTTCTTCGGACGTGCTGGCCTCATGTCCTTCATTTCCGCTGTCCCAGAAAACCAACGGCCTA GTCTATTTCAGTCCTTATTATACGAAGCAGTTGGAAGGACAGTTAACCCAGTGAATGGAGTTGTGGGACTATTATGGACAGGCAATTGGCACATATGTAAAGCGGCAGTGGAAACTGTCCTCCGAGGCAGCACATTGCAGCCAATCCCTGAGCTTCTCGGAAAGACACCACCAATCGATGAGACATCTGAATGCACAGATCTTCGTCGAAACATGCGATCACCAAAGATGCAAAAACGGTGTTGTTCGGCAGATCTTGATTTCAGTTTATTAACACGAGGTTTTCAGAGTCAAATGGTGTATGATCCTCCATCAAGGAACTCAGAGGAATCTGTTGTAACGACTATGTGTTGTGCAGATCAACAAGGAAAAGAACCCGCACTACTGAGCTTGTTCACATAG